The genomic region AATCAGCTTAAACGCTTCGGCTGCATCCATTGTGGGTACAGATACGCGAACAATATCAGCGCCTGCATTTTGAATGTCGCGAATTTGCGCCACGGTGGCATCAACATCGGTGGTCAATGTATTGGTCATGGATTGCACTGCAATTGGAGCTCCGTCCCCAATGGGCACGTTTCCAACCATTATTCGAGTCGAGGCGCGGCGCTTAATTGGATTCTCAATCATGATTCTACTCTGTTTCAGGAATCGTAAGACGCAATGGTCGACCAGCGTCTTCTACAACAAACGAATATGGTTTGCCTTGATATTCTACCGTGACTGCGTCTGGAGCGCCAAAAATTGCATTAAATGGTGGCACACCAGCAAATTCTATATCGCGAGCGGGAGTCTTTACGCCTTCGGCGACAACACGCCCGTTGGCATCTTCGACTTTAATCCAGCAATCTTTGGCAAATGCTAAACGAATAATAACATTGCCCTGTTGCGTATCGTTAGGTTGACTATTAGCTTGAGCTGTCTGATTTTCTGCCGGCGCTGAAAGCTCACCGACTTCACTCTCATTGGCTTCAATGATTTCTGCTTCAGCTTGTGCCGGTGGCGCAAATTGTTCTGCTTGAGAACTTTCAGCCTCAGACTCATCCGTGACCGGTTCAAGTTCAGCAGCAGGCATCTGCTCTAACGCTGTTTGGCTAACAGGTTCAATTTCAGGCTCAGGCTGTGCCAAAGTCGAATTCTTAGGCTGAGATGGCTGATTCAACGCTTCAGATACTTCTGTGGCTTGAGGCATGGTTTGCAGGCGCAGCGCTTGATCTTGATTTTTTTGCCACCACCAAAGCACCACAAACCCGATTAAGACTAAGACGATGAGGTAGGTCAACCACATCACTCGGCTGTCAGAGCGTTCATTGCTTGTACGGCGACTAAAGCTTTGCATATTGGACGATGCGCTCTTGGCATCGCCGTACTCTTCGAAGGCCGTCATGATCTCGGATTCAGGCAACCCCACATCACGGGCATAAGCACGTAAATAGCCGCGCACAAAAGTCGCTGACGGCAGGCTTTGATAATCATCAGCATCTATGGCTTCAATCACAGCGGGACGCAGATTTAAACGTTCTGCAATTTCCGTTGCTGTTTTACCAGCCGCTTCTCGAGCGGCGGCTAATCGTGTACCTGGGCCTGATTTCAC from Echinimonas agarilytica harbors:
- a CDS encoding RodZ domain-containing protein, whose amino-acid sequence is MMKDETVQAEPEVKSGPGTRLAAAREAAGKTATEIAERLNLRPAVIEAIDADDYQSLPSATFVRGYLRAYARDVGLPESEIMTAFEEYGDAKSASSNMQSFSRRTSNERSDSRVMWLTYLIVLVLIGFVVLWWWQKNQDQALRLQTMPQATEVSEALNQPSQPKNSTLAQPEPEIEPVSQTALEQMPAAELEPVTDESEAESSQAEQFAPPAQAEAEIIEANESEVGELSAPAENQTAQANSQPNDTQQGNVIIRLAFAKDCWIKVEDANGRVVAEGVKTPARDIEFAGVPPFNAIFGAPDAVTVEYQGKPYSFVVEDAGRPLRLTIPETE